CATCATGGCCGTGCCAGGCCAGGACCTCGCGGCGGACCTCCGCCGGGTGGCCGACCTCGGCGCGCGCCACGTCAGCGTGTACAGCCTGACGGTCGAGCCGGGCACGCCGTTCGCGCGCCGCGGCGTCAGGATCGACCCGGATGCGGACGCGGACGCCTTCGAGCTGGCCGGCGACGTCCTGGCCGAGTACGGCCTCCGGCGCTACGAGGTGAGCAACTTCGCCGCCCCCGGCGAGGAGTCACTGCACAACCTGACCTACTGGCGCGGCGAACCGTACCTGGGCATAGGACCGTCGGCGTCCGCGTACCTGCCGGTAGGCGGCGAGTTCGGCACCCGCTACAAGAACCCGCCCATCAAGGCGTGGCTCGCGGGCGAGGCGCCGGAAGCCGAGACGCTGAGCGCGGACGACTACCTGCTGGAGCGCCTGCTGACGGGCCTGCGCACCCGCGCTGGCGTCGACCTCGCACCGCTCGAGGGCCGGCTGGGCACCAAGCTGGCCGACGTGGCCCCGGCCTGGCTGCGCGACGTGACGCGCCACGGCTTGCTGGAACTGGCCGGCGGCCGCCTACGCGCCACCCCGGCCGGGCTGGAACGCCTGGACGGGGTCCTGAGGGCCTTCGTGAACAGCAGGACGCCGCTAGGCTCAACACCAAGCTGAGGAGTCAGGCCACTAGCCTCGCGCACAAACCATCCTCGACGAGGACTGACGTTCGCATCCGCGGCCGCCCACTAGCCTCGCGCGCACAAGCCACCGGCCCCCATACCTCTGCCAAGGACGAGTGAGTCGAGTAGCGGGGGGGGGGGGGGGGGGGGGGGGGGCGGGGGGGCCCCGCCCCCCCCCCCCCGGGGGGGGGGGGGGGGGGGGGG
The nucleotide sequence above comes from Trueperaceae bacterium. Encoded proteins:
- the hemW gene encoding radical SAM family heme chaperone HemW; this encodes MAAPALYVHVPFCPSICPYCDFHKMLRNEGLVARYVERLEAEAAAVAAAFPESPETVYLGGGTPSHLTDAELTRVFAALRRGWGAGAGRAETTLEADPLTFGEARLAAFRELGVTRLSIGLQSADDATLRYLGRVHDAAAGLEAVALALKAGLRPNVDVIMAVPGQDLAADLRRVADLGARHVSVYSLTVEPGTPFARRGVRIDPDADADAFELAGDVLAEYGLRRYEVSNFAAPGEESLHNLTYWRGEPYLGIGPSASAYLPVGGEFGTRYKNPPIKAWLAGEAPEAETLSADDYLLERLLTGLRTRAGVDLAPLEGRLGTKLADVAPAWLRDVTRHGLLELAGGRLRATPAGLERLDGVLRAFVNSRTPLGSTPS